The proteins below come from a single Geobacillus thermoleovorans genomic window:
- the ychF gene encoding redox-regulated ATPase YchF translates to MGLTAGIVGLPNVGKSTLFNAITKAGAESANYPFCTIEPNVGVVEVPDERLDVLTEMFRPKRTVPTVFEFTDIAGIVKGASKGEGLGNKFLSHIRQVDAICQVVRCFSDENITHVAGKVDPLADIETINLELVLADLETIDKRIERVGKIAKQKDKEAAFEYDILRRLKETLEDGKPARTLEFTDEEMKVVKQLHLLTIKPMLYVANVGEEDIADPSGNPFVKDVREFAKRDNAEVIVVCAKIEEEIAEFSDEEKRQFLQELGIEQSGLDQLIRAAYSLLGLATFFTAGEQEVRAWTFRKGMKAPQCAGIIHSDFERGFIRAETVSYDDLVAAGSMAAAREAGKVRLEGKDYEVQDGDIMHFRFNV, encoded by the coding sequence ATGGGATTGACAGCAGGAATCGTCGGATTGCCGAACGTCGGCAAATCGACGCTGTTTAACGCCATTACAAAAGCAGGTGCTGAGTCAGCCAACTATCCGTTTTGCACAATTGAGCCGAACGTCGGTGTCGTCGAAGTGCCCGATGAGCGGCTCGATGTATTGACGGAAATGTTTCGGCCGAAGCGGACGGTGCCGACTGTTTTTGAATTTACCGATATCGCGGGCATCGTCAAAGGGGCGAGCAAAGGAGAGGGGCTTGGCAACAAGTTTTTGTCTCACATCCGGCAAGTCGATGCAATTTGCCAAGTCGTCCGCTGCTTCAGTGATGAAAACATCACCCACGTGGCGGGCAAAGTCGACCCGCTCGCCGATATCGAAACGATCAATTTGGAGCTCGTGTTGGCTGATTTAGAAACGATTGACAAACGAATCGAGCGGGTCGGCAAAATCGCCAAGCAAAAGGATAAAGAGGCGGCGTTTGAATACGACATTTTGCGGCGGTTGAAGGAGACGCTCGAAGACGGCAAGCCGGCGCGCACACTCGAGTTCACTGATGAAGAGATGAAAGTCGTCAAGCAGCTGCATTTGTTGACGATAAAGCCGATGCTTTACGTCGCCAATGTCGGCGAGGAAGATATCGCTGACCCTAGCGGCAATCCGTTTGTCAAGGACGTGCGCGAGTTTGCGAAGCGCGACAACGCTGAAGTCATTGTTGTCTGCGCCAAAATCGAAGAGGAAATCGCTGAGTTCAGCGATGAGGAAAAACGGCAATTTTTACAGGAGCTCGGCATCGAGCAGTCTGGCCTTGACCAGCTTATCCGCGCCGCTTACAGCTTGCTCGGATTGGCGACGTTTTTCACCGCCGGCGAGCAGGAGGTGCGGGCGTGGACGTTCCGCAAAGGGATGAAAGCGCCGCAATGCGCCGGCATCATCCATTCCGACTTTGAGCGAGGGTTTATTCGCGCGGAAACGGTGTCGTACGATGACCTTGTCGCGGCTGGATCGATGGCGGCGGCGCGCGAAGCCGGAAAAGTGCGCTTGGAGGGAAAAGACTACGAAGTGCAAGACGGCGACATTATGCATTTCCGGTTCAACGTGTAA
- the rpsF gene encoding 30S ribosomal protein S6: MRKYEIMYIIRPNMDDEARQALVERFNNVLKENGAEITNVTDWGKRRLAYEIQKYRDGYYMIVNVVSEPKAVQEFDRLARISEDIIRHIVVKEEE, from the coding sequence GTGAGAAAGTACGAAATCATGTACATCATCCGCCCGAACATGGACGATGAAGCGAGACAAGCTCTCGTGGAACGGTTCAACAACGTGTTGAAAGAAAACGGCGCGGAGATTACGAACGTGACGGATTGGGGCAAGCGCCGCTTAGCCTATGAAATTCAAAAATACCGCGACGGCTATTACATGATCGTCAATGTCGTATCGGAGCCGAAAGCGGTGCAAGAATTCGACCGCTTAGCGCGCATCAGCGAAGACATCATCCGTCATATCGTCGTCAAAGAAGAAGAATAA
- a CDS encoding DUF951 domain-containing protein: MEEKQFGLYDIVEMKKPHPCGTNRWKVIRLGADIRIKCEGCSHSVLLPRKEFIRKMKKVLVKHEE; encoded by the coding sequence ATGGAAGAGAAACAGTTCGGCCTATACGATATCGTCGAAATGAAAAAGCCGCACCCATGTGGAACGAATCGTTGGAAAGTGATTCGCTTGGGCGCTGACATCCGCATTAAATGCGAAGGGTGCTCCCATAGCGTTTTGTTGCCGCGCAAAGAGTTTATCCGCAAAATGAAAAAAGTGCTCGTCAAGCATGAAGAATAA
- the yyaC gene encoding spore protease YyaC, with protein sequence MSIPSIFYSSKEERDRVFYDEQGAVSSIAWRVASLLPDPLAQPVAIVCIGTDRSTGDSLGPLVGTMLKEKPLARFHVYGTLEEPIHAVNLEEKVEAIRLIHNDPFMIAVDACLGRLKSVGAITIAKGPVRPGAGVNKQLLPVGDAHITGVVNVSGFMEFFVLQNTRLHLVMNMAKTIANGIYEAERFILRKERLAAPPLSTDRHSLW encoded by the coding sequence ATGAGCATACCATCGATATTTTACTCATCCAAGGAGGAAAGGGACCGCGTGTTTTACGATGAGCAAGGGGCGGTGTCGTCGATCGCTTGGCGGGTCGCCTCACTGCTTCCCGACCCGCTCGCTCAGCCGGTCGCTATCGTTTGCATCGGCACAGACCGCTCGACCGGCGATTCGCTTGGACCGCTCGTCGGCACGATGCTCAAAGAGAAGCCGTTGGCTCGCTTCCACGTGTACGGAACACTCGAAGAACCAATCCATGCCGTTAATTTGGAAGAAAAGGTAGAAGCCATTCGACTCATTCATAACGATCCGTTCATGATCGCGGTCGATGCCTGCCTCGGGCGGCTGAAAAGCGTCGGCGCCATCACGATTGCCAAAGGACCCGTCCGCCCTGGGGCTGGGGTCAACAAACAGCTCCTTCCCGTCGGCGACGCCCATATTACTGGGGTTGTCAATGTCAGCGGGTTTATGGAGTTTTTCGTCCTGCAAAATACGCGCCTCCATCTTGTCATGAATATGGCGAAAACGATCGCCAATGGCATTTACGAAGCGGAGCGGTTCATCCTCCGAAAAGAGCGGCTCGCTGCCCCTCCGCTCTCAACAGACCGGCATTCATTATGGTAG
- the dnaB gene encoding replicative DNA helicase yields the protein MSELFSERIPPQSIEAEQAVLGAVFLDPTALTLASERLIPEDFYRAAHQKIFHAMLRVADKGEPVDLVTVTAELAALEQLEEVGGVSYLSELADSVPTAANVEYYARIVEEKSLLRRLIRTATSIAQDGYTREDEIDVLLDEAERKIMEVSQRKHSGAFKNIKDVLVQTYDNIEMLHNRNGDITGIPTGFTELDRMTSGFQRSDLIIVAARPSVGKTAFALNIAQNVATKTNENVAIFSLEMSAQQLVMRMLCAEGNINAQNLRTGKLTPEDWGKLTMAMGSLSNAGIYIDDTPSIRVSDIRAKCRRLKQESGLGMVVIDYLQLIQGSGRNRENRQQEVSEISRSLKALARELEVPVIALSQLSRSVEQRQDKRPMMSDLRESGSIEQDADIVAFLYRDDYYNKDSENKNIIEIIIAKQRNGPVGTVQLAFIKEYNKFVNLERRFDEAQIPPGA from the coding sequence ATGAGCGAACTTTTTTCAGAACGAATTCCTCCGCAAAGCATTGAAGCCGAGCAGGCCGTGCTTGGCGCTGTGTTTTTGGATCCCACTGCGCTGACGCTCGCCTCGGAACGATTAATTCCCGAAGACTTCTACCGCGCGGCCCATCAAAAAATTTTCCACGCCATGCTTCGCGTCGCTGATAAAGGCGAGCCGGTCGATTTAGTGACGGTGACGGCGGAACTGGCCGCTTTGGAGCAGCTGGAGGAAGTGGGCGGTGTCTCCTACTTAAGCGAGCTTGCCGATTCTGTGCCGACAGCGGCCAACGTCGAATACTACGCCCGCATTGTTGAAGAAAAATCATTGCTTCGCCGCCTCATTCGCACGGCGACATCGATTGCCCAAGATGGCTATACAAGGGAAGATGAAATTGACGTTTTGCTCGATGAAGCGGAACGGAAAATTATGGAGGTTTCCCAACGGAAACATTCAGGCGCCTTTAAAAATATTAAAGATGTTCTCGTACAGACGTATGACAACATTGAAATGCTCCATAACCGGAACGGGGACATCACCGGCATCCCGACCGGATTCACTGAACTCGACCGGATGACGTCCGGATTTCAGCGCAGCGACTTGATTATCGTCGCCGCCCGGCCATCGGTCGGGAAGACGGCATTCGCATTAAACATCGCCCAAAATGTGGCGACGAAGACGAACGAAAATGTCGCGATTTTCAGCTTGGAAATGAGCGCCCAGCAGCTTGTGATGCGGATGCTTTGCGCCGAAGGCAACATCAACGCCCAAAACTTGCGCACTGGCAAGCTGACGCCGGAAGATTGGGGCAAGCTGACGATGGCGATGGGCAGTTTGTCAAACGCCGGCATTTATATTGACGATACGCCGAGCATCCGCGTCAGCGACATTCGCGCCAAATGCCGCCGCTTGAAACAGGAAAGCGGCCTCGGCATGGTGGTGATCGATTATTTGCAGCTCATTCAAGGAAGTGGGCGCAACCGGGAAAACCGCCAGCAGGAAGTGTCGGAAATCTCCCGTTCGTTAAAGGCGCTCGCCCGCGAGCTCGAAGTGCCGGTCATCGCTTTGTCACAGCTGTCGCGCAGCGTTGAGCAGCGCCAGGACAAGCGGCCGATGATGTCCGATCTTCGCGAATCGGGGAGCATTGAGCAAGACGCTGATATCGTTGCCTTTTTGTATCGCGACGACTACTACAACAAAGATTCCGAGAACAAAAACATCATCGAAATCATTATCGCCAAACAGCGGAACGGCCCGGTCGGGACGGTGCAGCTCGCCTTTATTAAAGAGTACAATAAATTCGTCAACTTAGAGCGCCGTTTCGATGAGGCGCAAATTCCACCGGGGGCGTAA
- a CDS encoding mechanosensitive ion channel family protein, translating into MNTMEKTMSRLFAFLIDEKLWLQIGKGTLKIVLILLICAIAVKVLKIAVHNMFKVRQKAPIRISERREATLVRLLDNVITYVLYFIALLMILDTFGVPVKALLAGAGVVGLAVGFGAQSLVKDIITGFFIIFEDQFAVGDYVRIGNFEGYVETIGLRVTKIKSWTGEVHILPNGSITQVTNYSLHNSLAVVDVSIAYEEDIEEAEEAIRELLPQLPAKYEDMVAPPELLGVQNLASSEVILRITCETKPMRHLAVARAIRKEVKLLLDERGIEIPYPRLVLHRRDEQEQPEAKPQREQSLS; encoded by the coding sequence TTGAACACGATGGAAAAAACGATGAGCCGATTGTTCGCATTTTTGATAGATGAGAAATTGTGGCTCCAGATCGGAAAAGGGACGCTGAAGATTGTTCTTATCCTACTCATATGCGCCATTGCGGTGAAAGTGTTGAAAATTGCCGTTCATAACATGTTCAAAGTGCGACAGAAGGCGCCGATCCGCATTTCCGAACGGCGGGAGGCGACGCTCGTTCGGCTGCTCGACAACGTCATTACGTACGTACTATATTTTATTGCGCTCTTGATGATTTTAGATACGTTTGGCGTTCCCGTCAAAGCGCTGCTCGCCGGGGCTGGGGTCGTCGGGCTGGCCGTGGGTTTTGGCGCACAAAGCTTAGTGAAAGACATCATCACTGGATTTTTCATCATTTTTGAAGACCAGTTCGCGGTCGGCGATTATGTGCGCATTGGCAATTTTGAAGGGTATGTTGAAACGATTGGGCTTCGGGTGACGAAAATTAAAAGTTGGACCGGGGAAGTGCACATTTTGCCAAACGGCAGCATCACTCAAGTGACGAACTATTCACTGCACAACAGCCTCGCTGTCGTTGACGTCAGCATCGCCTATGAAGAAGACATTGAAGAGGCGGAGGAAGCCATCCGCGAGCTTCTTCCGCAGCTGCCGGCGAAGTATGAAGACATGGTCGCCCCGCCGGAATTGCTTGGCGTGCAAAATTTAGCCAGCTCGGAAGTCATATTGCGCATCACGTGCGAAACGAAGCCGATGCGCCATCTGGCGGTCGCTCGGGCGATCCGCAAGGAAGTAAAGCTGCTGTTGGACGAACGGGGAATCGAAATCCCATACCCACGGCTTGTGCTGCATCGCCGCGACGAACAAGAGCAGCCCGAGGCAAAGCCGCAACGGGAGCAATCGTTGTCATAG
- a CDS encoding YybS family protein, with product MRKTHALTEAAIELALFAVLFLLALYAPVIGIVAALFLALPFMVFTMRHGWIPAMLLLAAALVISGLIGSLLSLPMALMFGTVGMAVGAMLSKQKNRYLVLLVGALVFLANIVLDYIISIQFLHVDMIQDTLALVRESFDTAMNLMKGMGQAPPLEMQRQFEQGLKLIGYMVPTLFVIASFALAYATIIVSLPVMKRLKLPVGSWPPFRELMWPKTVLWLYVFVLLLSLFPFKEGSFAYIAVLNLSYVLQLAMIVQGFSFLYYAAYKKGVGKGVVAAGTVVCLFLPFLLYLVAIFGIIDLGFDLRRRIL from the coding sequence TTGCGAAAAACGCACGCCCTCACCGAAGCGGCGATTGAGCTCGCACTGTTTGCTGTTTTGTTTTTGCTTGCGCTGTACGCGCCGGTCATTGGGATTGTCGCCGCTTTGTTTTTAGCGCTTCCGTTTATGGTGTTTACGATGCGCCATGGGTGGATTCCAGCTATGTTGCTGCTGGCGGCGGCCCTGGTCATCTCCGGTTTGATCGGCTCGCTTTTGTCGCTGCCGATGGCGCTTATGTTCGGCACCGTCGGCATGGCAGTCGGCGCGATGCTTTCGAAACAGAAAAACCGTTATCTTGTTCTTCTTGTCGGCGCGCTTGTATTTTTGGCGAATATCGTGCTTGATTACATCATCTCGATTCAATTTTTGCACGTCGATATGATCCAAGATACGCTTGCGCTCGTGCGAGAATCGTTTGACACGGCAATGAATCTAATGAAGGGAATGGGACAAGCGCCGCCTTTGGAGATGCAAAGGCAGTTCGAACAAGGGCTGAAGCTGATCGGCTATATGGTTCCGACGCTGTTTGTCATCGCTTCGTTTGCGCTGGCGTACGCGACGATCATCGTCTCGCTGCCGGTGATGAAGAGGCTAAAGCTGCCGGTCGGTTCATGGCCGCCGTTTCGCGAGCTTATGTGGCCGAAAACTGTATTGTGGTTGTATGTCTTTGTGCTCCTTCTCTCCTTGTTCCCGTTCAAAGAAGGATCGTTTGCCTATATCGCCGTGTTGAACTTATCGTATGTGTTGCAGCTGGCGATGATTGTGCAAGGATTTTCGTTTCTTTACTACGCCGCTTACAAAAAAGGGGTTGGCAAAGGTGTGGTGGCGGCAGGGACGGTCGTTTGCTTATTCCTGCCTTTTCTACTTTATCTTGTGGCGATATTCGGTATAATTGATTTAGGATTTGATTTGCGCCGCCGCATATTATAA
- a CDS encoding DHH family phosphoesterase translates to MSHFYERKAYRYPLYALAALAVLMAIGLFYFQWLLGLVALLGVGFVLYYVIGAQRSLHKELEHYISNLSHRVKKVGEEALMQMPIGIMLIDEGGEIEWSNRFLAACFKEQTLVGRSLAELSESLAAFVKRGKTDEEIVELNGKQLKVVIRRPERLLYFFDVTEHLELKRQYEAERLVLAIIFLDNYDEITQGMDDQAKSQLNSLVTSVLNRWANDYGIFLKRTSSDRFIAVLNEHILGRLEKSKFSILDEVREQTAKHHAQLTLSIGIGAGVSQLPELGALAQSSLDLALGRGGDQVAIKQGNGKVKFYGGKTNPMEKRTRVRARVISHALRELIAGSDKVLIMGHKYPDMDAMGAAIGVLKVVQSNQKEGFIVVDPAKTDAGAQRLLEEMKKHAELWSRCLKPEQALELVTEDTLLIVVDTHRPSLVIEERLLYRTDHIVVIDHHRRGEEFIEAPILVYMEPYASSTSELVTELLEYQPKRMKLTMLEATALLAGIVVDTKSFTLRTGSRTFDAASYLRAQGADTVLVQKLLRESIANYVKRAKLIERAVIDEHGIAIAKGGENEVHDQVLIAQTADTLLTLSSVVASFVISKRSDGTVGISARSLGDVNVQVIMERLGGGGHLTNAAAQLSEVTVEEAERQLREAIHDYFEGGKPS, encoded by the coding sequence ATGTCCCATTTTTATGAAAGGAAAGCGTATCGCTATCCGTTATATGCGTTAGCCGCCCTGGCGGTGCTTATGGCGATTGGCTTGTTTTACTTCCAATGGCTGCTTGGCCTCGTCGCCCTTCTTGGCGTCGGGTTTGTGCTTTATTATGTCATTGGGGCGCAACGCTCCTTGCATAAAGAGTTGGAGCACTATATTTCCAATTTGTCGCACCGGGTGAAAAAAGTAGGCGAGGAAGCGTTGATGCAAATGCCGATCGGCATTATGCTCATCGATGAAGGGGGAGAAATCGAGTGGTCGAACCGTTTTTTGGCCGCCTGCTTTAAGGAACAGACGCTTGTCGGCCGCTCTCTCGCCGAGCTTTCCGAATCGTTGGCCGCTTTTGTGAAAAGGGGAAAAACGGACGAAGAGATCGTCGAATTGAACGGAAAGCAGCTGAAAGTGGTCATTCGCCGCCCTGAACGGCTTCTTTACTTTTTTGATGTTACTGAGCATTTGGAATTGAAGCGGCAGTATGAAGCGGAACGGCTGGTGCTCGCCATTATTTTTCTTGACAATTATGATGAAATTACGCAAGGGATGGACGATCAGGCAAAAAGCCAACTAAACAGCCTCGTCACTTCCGTGTTGAACCGGTGGGCGAACGACTATGGCATTTTTTTAAAGCGGACGTCATCCGACCGATTTATTGCCGTATTGAACGAACATATTCTTGGGCGGCTCGAGAAAAGCAAATTTTCCATTCTCGACGAAGTGCGAGAGCAGACGGCAAAACATCATGCCCAGCTGACGCTGAGCATTGGCATCGGCGCCGGCGTGTCCCAGCTCCCGGAGCTCGGGGCGCTCGCCCAATCAAGCTTGGACTTAGCGTTGGGGCGCGGGGGCGATCAAGTCGCGATTAAGCAAGGAAATGGAAAAGTGAAGTTTTACGGCGGCAAAACGAACCCGATGGAAAAGCGGACGCGCGTCCGCGCCCGCGTTATTTCCCATGCGCTTCGCGAACTGATTGCAGGAAGCGACAAAGTGCTCATCATGGGCCATAAATATCCCGATATGGACGCCATGGGAGCGGCGATCGGCGTTTTAAAAGTCGTCCAATCGAACCAAAAGGAAGGGTTTATCGTCGTCGATCCGGCCAAAACGGATGCCGGGGCGCAACGGTTGCTTGAGGAAATGAAAAAACATGCTGAGTTATGGTCAAGATGCCTAAAGCCGGAGCAGGCGCTTGAGCTCGTCACCGAGGATACGCTTTTGATCGTCGTCGATACGCATCGTCCGTCGCTCGTCATTGAAGAGCGGCTATTGTATCGCACCGACCATATCGTCGTCATTGATCACCATCGCCGCGGCGAAGAGTTCATTGAGGCGCCGATTCTCGTCTATATGGAGCCTTATGCTTCTTCGACATCGGAACTCGTCACCGAGCTGTTAGAGTACCAACCGAAACGGATGAAGCTGACGATGCTCGAAGCGACCGCCCTGCTTGCCGGCATCGTCGTCGACACGAAAAGCTTTACGCTCCGCACCGGCTCGCGGACGTTCGACGCCGCGTCATACTTGCGCGCCCAAGGAGCGGATACGGTGCTTGTGCAAAAATTGCTGCGGGAAAGCATCGCCAACTACGTCAAACGGGCGAAATTGATCGAACGGGCGGTGATCGATGAGCATGGCATCGCCATCGCCAAAGGGGGCGAGAACGAGGTGCACGACCAAGTGTTGATTGCGCAAACGGCCGATACGCTTCTCACTTTAAGCAGCGTCGTTGCTTCGTTCGTCATTTCCAAGCGGTCCGACGGGACGGTCGGCATCAGCGCCCGCTCGCTCGGCGATGTCAACGTGCAAGTCATTATGGAACGGCTTGGTGGAGGCGGACATTTGACAAACGCCGCCGCCCAATTGTCCGAAGTGACGGTGGAAGAGGCGGAGCGGCAGCTGCGTGAAGCCATTCATGACTATTTCGAGGGGGGGAAGCCATCATGA
- a CDS encoding molybdopterin-dependent oxidoreductase: MTETTHVTSCPLNCWDVCGLKVTVNEGKVVRVDGDEHHPITKGNICGRGRMLKERVNAKERLLYPLKKVNGQFVRISWEEALDDIAGKMRKLKEQFGPTAVLHSHDYANNGLLKNLDRRFFNCYGGATELIGSLCWGAGIEAQTWDFGNAYSHAPEDIDNSRHIVIWGRNVARTNMHLFERLLAAKKRGATIVVIDPLFGPTARIADQYVCIKPGMDAFLAMGIMKELLRLGLEDRAFIKQHTIGFDDVKQLLQTISLAEIERHTGVSRDQMTKLARLYGDRPTATYLGLGMQRYANGGNTIRWIDALVAASGNVGIPGGGANFGNLQVGECFDKAALTLPERKTASRTWTMMKQGEEILRADDPPIGMVIVTCGNPLAQVPNTNLMKKAFASIETVVVFEQFMTDTAAMADYVLPVAASFEEEDVYCSSMYHAYLNYGPKLVDPPGEAKPDLWIWTELAKRLGFGDDFAYTREQFLAMALRPLEHHGITLKRLKTEHRVLLPVEPVPWRDRRFQTPSGKYEFTSTIAKKKGMDGRLQIMYPAESEESNPALAAKYPYRLLTIHPLRSNHSQHYPLIPALQTVRIEVAADVAAAKGLADGDRARVYNDRGSLVGTVKVLDGAYPGTINIDEGQWGVFGGPVNVLTSDLESDNGCGSTLYDCLVNIEKVTSEAK, from the coding sequence ATGACGGAAACGACGCATGTAACATCATGTCCGCTCAACTGCTGGGACGTATGCGGGCTGAAGGTGACGGTGAACGAGGGAAAAGTCGTACGGGTTGACGGCGACGAACACCATCCCATCACGAAAGGGAACATTTGCGGACGCGGGCGGATGTTGAAAGAGCGGGTAAACGCCAAAGAACGCCTTCTCTATCCGTTGAAAAAAGTAAACGGGCAGTTCGTTCGCATTTCTTGGGAAGAGGCGCTTGATGACATCGCCGGGAAAATGCGGAAGTTGAAAGAACAATTTGGGCCGACAGCCGTGCTTCACAGCCATGATTACGCCAACAACGGGCTGCTGAAAAACCTGGACCGCCGTTTTTTTAATTGTTATGGTGGGGCAACAGAGCTTATCGGCAGCCTTTGCTGGGGCGCGGGCATTGAGGCGCAGACATGGGATTTTGGCAACGCCTACAGCCATGCGCCAGAAGATATCGACAACAGCCGCCACATCGTCATTTGGGGGCGAAACGTCGCCCGCACGAACATGCATTTATTCGAGCGGTTGCTTGCCGCGAAAAAACGCGGGGCGACCATTGTGGTCATTGATCCGCTGTTTGGCCCGACGGCGCGCATCGCCGATCAGTACGTATGCATCAAGCCGGGAATGGACGCTTTTTTGGCGATGGGCATTATGAAAGAGCTGCTTCGACTCGGGTTGGAGGACCGGGCCTTTATCAAGCAACACACAATTGGGTTTGATGATGTCAAACAACTATTGCAGACAATTTCGTTGGCGGAGATTGAGCGGCATACCGGTGTTAGCCGCGATCAAATGACGAAGCTGGCCCGGCTTTACGGGGACCGGCCGACCGCAACGTATCTTGGCCTTGGCATGCAACGCTATGCGAACGGCGGCAATACAATCCGATGGATCGATGCCCTTGTCGCCGCAAGCGGCAACGTTGGCATTCCGGGTGGAGGGGCGAATTTTGGCAACTTGCAGGTGGGCGAGTGTTTTGATAAAGCCGCATTGACGCTCCCAGAGCGGAAAACGGCATCGCGCACATGGACGATGATGAAGCAGGGAGAAGAGATATTGCGGGCGGATGATCCACCGATCGGCATGGTGATCGTCACGTGCGGCAACCCGCTCGCTCAAGTGCCGAACACGAACTTGATGAAAAAAGCGTTCGCTTCCATTGAAACGGTGGTTGTGTTTGAGCAGTTCATGACTGATACGGCTGCAATGGCTGATTATGTTTTGCCAGTAGCGGCTTCGTTTGAAGAGGAAGACGTCTATTGTTCATCGATGTACCATGCGTATTTGAACTACGGGCCGAAGCTTGTCGACCCGCCGGGTGAGGCGAAGCCGGACTTGTGGATTTGGACGGAGCTGGCAAAAAGGCTCGGGTTTGGGGATGATTTTGCCTATACGCGTGAGCAGTTTCTTGCGATGGCGCTCCGGCCGTTGGAGCATCACGGCATTACGCTGAAGCGATTGAAAACAGAACACCGCGTCCTTTTGCCTGTCGAACCGGTGCCATGGCGCGACCGCCGGTTTCAAACGCCAAGCGGAAAATACGAATTTACGTCAACCATCGCCAAGAAAAAAGGGATGGATGGCCGGCTGCAAATCATGTATCCGGCCGAATCGGAGGAGTCCAATCCGGCACTAGCCGCCAAATATCCGTATCGGCTGTTGACGATCCATCCGCTCCGTTCGAATCATTCGCAACATTATCCGCTCATCCCAGCGCTTCAGACAGTCCGCATTGAGGTAGCGGCTGATGTTGCTGCGGCAAAGGGTCTTGCCGATGGCGACCGGGCGCGTGTTTACAACGACCGTGGATCGCTCGTGGGAACGGTCAAGGTGCTTGATGGCGCCTATCCAGGCACGATCAACATTGACGAAGGACAATGGGGAGTGTTCGGCGGGCCGGTCAACGTCCTCACGTCCGATTTGGAGTCGGATAACGGCTGCGGCAGCACGCTGTATGACTGTTTGGTCAATATTGAAAAAGTCACGTCGGAAGCAAAGTAA
- the ssb gene encoding single-stranded DNA-binding protein, producing the protein MINRVILVGRLTRDPELRYTPSGVAVATFTLAVNRPFTNQQGERETDFIQCVVWRRQAENVANFLKKGSLAGVDGRLQTRSYENQEGRRVYVTEVVADSVQFLEPKGTSEQRGATAGGYYGDPFPFGQDQNHQYPNEKGFGRIDDDPFANDGQSIDISDDDLPF; encoded by the coding sequence ATGATTAACCGCGTCATTTTGGTCGGCAGGTTAACGAGAGATCCGGAGTTGCGTTACACTCCAAGCGGAGTGGCTGTTGCCACGTTTACGCTCGCGGTCAACCGTCCGTTTACAAATCAGCAGGGCGAGCGGGAAACGGATTTTATTCAATGTGTCGTTTGGCGCCGCCAGGCGGAAAACGTCGCCAACTTTTTGAAAAAGGGGAGCTTGGCTGGTGTCGATGGCCGACTGCAAACCCGCAGCTATGAAAATCAAGAAGGTCGGCGCGTGTACGTGACGGAAGTGGTGGCTGATAGCGTCCAATTTCTTGAGCCGAAAGGAACGAGCGAGCAGCGAGGGGCAACAGCAGGCGGCTACTATGGGGATCCATTCCCATTCGGGCAAGATCAGAACCACCAATATCCGAACGAAAAAGGGTTTGGCCGCATCGATGACGATCCTTTCGCCAATGACGGCCAGTCGATCGATATTTCTGATGATGATTTGCCGTTTTAA
- the rpsR gene encoding 30S ribosomal protein S18, with translation MAGRKGGRGKRRKVCYFTANNITHIDYKDVDLLKKFISERGKILPRRVTGTSAKYQRKLTVAIKRARQMALLPYVADE, from the coding sequence ATGGCAGGACGGAAAGGCGGCCGCGGCAAACGCCGCAAAGTATGTTACTTCACGGCGAACAACATTACGCATATCGACTACAAAGATGTCGATTTGCTGAAAAAGTTCATTTCTGAACGCGGCAAAATTTTGCCGCGCCGTGTAACGGGAACGAGCGCGAAATATCAGCGCAAATTGACGGTCGCGATCAAACGCGCGCGCCAAATGGCGCTTCTGCCGTACGTTGCGGACGAGTGA
- the rplI gene encoding 50S ribosomal protein L9 — MKVIFLKDVKGKGKKGEIKDVADGYANNFLFKQGLAIEATPANIKALEAQKQKEQRQAAEELANAKKLKEELEKLTVEIPAKAGEGGRLFGSITSKQIAEALQAQHGLKLDKRKIELADAIRSLGYTNVPVKLHPEVTATLKVHVKEQK, encoded by the coding sequence ATGAAAGTCATTTTTTTAAAAGATGTGAAAGGAAAAGGGAAAAAAGGGGAAATCAAAGACGTCGCCGACGGTTACGCAAACAACTTTTTGTTCAAACAAGGGCTCGCCATTGAAGCGACGCCGGCGAACATCAAAGCGCTCGAGGCGCAAAAACAAAAAGAGCAGCGCCAAGCGGCGGAAGAATTGGCCAATGCGAAAAAACTGAAAGAAGAGCTCGAGAAGCTGACGGTGGAAATTCCGGCGAAAGCGGGCGAGGGAGGCCGTTTGTTTGGCTCGATCACGAGCAAGCAAATCGCTGAGGCGCTTCAGGCCCAGCACGGCTTGAAGCTTGACAAACGGAAAATCGAGCTTGCTGATGCCATTCGCTCCCTCGGATATACGAATGTGCCGGTGAAGCTCCATCCGGAAGTGACAGCGACCTTAAAAGTGCACGTCAAGGAACAAAAATAA